GGGTGTGATCGAGGTCAAAAAGTGCAAGGTTAGCCATGGGCGCTCATTTTACTTGAAGCGGGGCACGCCGTTGCCGCCGCCGGCGGGCGGCGTCGGCGCGGCGGGGTCCGCGGGGGATTCGGGTGAGGAAGGCGTGGCGCCGTCCTGCGCGTTGGACGGAGCGGGCGTTGCCGGTGTCTGAGCTTGCGCCGAGGTTTCTTGCGGCGCCTCACCGGTGTTCACTGCGGTGTTCGCCGCGCTTGCTGCGGTCCCATCTGGCGGATCGAGATCGCCGCGCAGTTCGCCGCTCATTTCGTTGCTCACGTCGGCTTCGACCTCGCCCTTGAGGTCCGTGCCCAGTTCCTTGTGGACGACGTGACGATATTTGGCCCCTAATTCGCCTTCGACGTTGTCGGTCGGTTTGTCGAACGGCACGGGCGCCGGTGGGCGCGCTTGCAGGGCGGGGGCTTTCGGCGCTTCGTAGGGCTGGGCGTCGTCGTCGGGCTCGGCGGCGGGCTCGGGCGGCACTACTGGCTCTGGCAACTCATCGAGACCGGCGAGCTGCGTTTGCGCCGGGATGTCTTCATCCGGAGCCGCGTCGCCTTCGTCCGCTTGCGCCGCTTCGCTCGTTTGCGCGGGCTCTTCGCCGTCAAGCGCGTCGTCCGTCGCCAGCGTGCTCGCTACGCTCACCAGATCGCCCACGCCCTTGGCGAGCATCGCGCGCAAGAGGGGCAGCGTGACCGCGCGCTTCTGTTCGAGCGAGAAGCGGTCGAGTGCGTCGAGCAAGCCCATGAGGCTCGGCATGTCGCGCCGGAAGTGCGTGAGCAGGTAGGCGGGCACGTCGTCGGCGAGCGCAATGCCGCGCTCGCGCGCCGCGAGCTTGAGGATCGCCGCCTTGCCTTCGTCCGAAAGCGGTGCAAGGTGGAACACGAGCCCCCAGCCGAGGCGCGTGCGCAGGTCCTCGCGCACGGCGAGCCCCATGGGCGGCGCGTTGCCCGTCGCGACGAGCGCGCAGCCGGGGTACGAGCGCACCTCGTTGAACAGGTTGAAGAGCGCGATTTGCTGCGCGCCCGAGAGCGAGTCGCAGTCGTCCACCGCGTAGATTGTCACGCGCGGATCGAACGTGAACGCGGCCAGCGCGCTTTGCGGGCCCAGATAACGCACGTGCCCCGGCGGCGCCTCGTCGGCGAGCGCGTGTAGCAAATGGCTGCGCCCGTTGCCCGGTTCGCCCCAGACATAGAACGTGCGATCGGCGATGGGGCCGGCCGTGAGCGCCGCGTCCAGACCGCGCAGGCGCGCGACCAGCTCGGCGTTGGCGCCGATATGGAAGTTGTCGAAGGTCGATGGCGGCGGGGTGCCGAGATCGAGCGTTAACTGTCGCTGCACGGTGTGTCTGGACGGATTCGGTTCTAGTAAAGCGTGCTCTCGCGAGAACTGCGGTGAGAACTGCGCAAAGCACTGAGCCGCGAGCGCCGCAGCACGGGGCCGACGGCGAGCGCGATCCCGGTCCAGATAGCGGCCCGACGCGGGTACTGCGCGAAATACGGTGTGTTCTGCGGCAAAACTCGGTTTCCGGTTGGGGGGCGCCAGGCGAGACGCGTTCCAAATCTCGCTCCAAGCGCGGCGGCGGGGCGCCGTCAATCGGTTAAAATCGCATTTTACCGACCTTCTGGCGCTTCCCCATGAATCAACCGAAATCCGGCCCCGCTAATCAGGAACAAGGCCTCTCCTACGCCGACGCTGGCGTCGACATGGTCGCGGGCGACGCGCTCGTCGACCGCATCAAGCCGTTTGCGAAGAAGACCCTGCGCGAAGGCGTGATGGGCGGCATCGGCGGATTCGGCGCGCTCTTCGAAGTGCCGAAGCGGTACAAGGAACCCGTGCTGGTTTCGGGCACCGACGGCGTGGGCACCAAGCTGCGTCTCGCGTTTCATCTGAACAAACACGACACGGTCGGCCAGGATCTCGTCGCGATGAGCGTGAACGACATCCTCGTGCAGGGCGCCGAGCCGCTGTTCTTCCTCGACTACTTCGCCTGCGGCAAGCTGGACGTCGACACGGCCGCCACGGTCGTGAAGGGCATCGCACAAGGCTGCGAGCTGTCGGGCTGCGCGCTGATCGGCGGCGAAACGGCCGAAATGCCGGGCATGTACCCCGACGGCGAATACGACCTGGCCGGTTTCGCGGTCGGCGCGGTCGAAAAGAGCAAGATCATCGACGGCAGCACGATCGCCCCGGGCGACGTGGTGCTGGGTCTCGCGTCGAGCGGCATCCACTCGAACGGCTTCTCGCTCGTGCGCAAGATCATCGAGCGCGCCCAGCCGGACCTCGCCGCCGACTTCGACGGCCGCTCGCTCGCGGACGCGCTGATGGCGCCCACGCGCATCTACGTGAAGCCGCTGCTCAAGCTGATGGAAACCATCACGGTGAAGGGCATGGCGCACATTACGGGCGGCGGGCTCGTCGAGAACATTCCGCGCGTCCTGCGCGAAGGCCTCACGGCTGAACTGGATCACACGGCGTGGCCGCTGCCGCCGCTCTTCACGTGGCTGCAGCAGCACGGCGGCGTGGCCGACGCGGAAATGCACCGTGTGTTCAACTGCGGCATCGGCATGGCCGTGGTCGTGGCGGCCGATCAGGCCGATGCGGCGCTCGCGCAGCTGGCCGCTGCGGGCGAGCAAGTGTGGAAGATCGGCGTGGTGCGCGAAAGCAAGGAAGGCGAAGCGCAGACCGTGGTGATCTAAGCCTCACGCGCTCCCGCGCAAAAAAATGCCCGCCATTGCCTGGCGGGCATTTTTCTTTTCGGCGCGGCGTTATGCGTTACAGCACCGTGCGCACGTGCCAAAGCTCGGGGAACAGCACGACGTCGAGCATCTTGCGCAGATACGGCGCGCCGTTCGTGCCGCCCGTACCCTGCTTGAAGCCGATGATGCGCTCGACCGTCGTCACGTGGCGAAAGCGCCATTGACGGAACGCGTCTTCGAGATCGACGAGTTCTTCTGCCATCTCGTACAAATCCCAGTACTCCGAAGGATTGCGATACACCTCCAGCCACGCGGCCTCGACCGTGGCGTCGTGCTCGGTCGGCAGCGACCAGTCGCGGTTCAGACGCTCGGGCGCGATCGCAAAGCCGCGTCGCGCGAGCAGGCGAATCACTTCGTCGTAGAACGAAGGCGCTTTGAGCGTCGCTTTGACCTGCTCGAAAATTTCGCCGCGATGCTCGTGCGGCTTGAGCATCTGCGCGTTCTTGTTGCCGAGCAGGAATTCGATCTGCCGGTACTGGTACGACTGGAAGCCCGATGATGCGCCCAGATACGGCCGCATGGCCGTGTACTCGGAGGGCGTGAGCGTCGAGAGGACGTTCCATGCCTGCACGAGCTGCTCCATGATGCGCGAGACACGCGCGAGCTGCTTGAACGCGGGCGGCAGCGCGTCGCGGTGCACGTTGGCGAGCGCCGCGCGCAGTTCGTAGAGCGCGAGCTTCATCCACAGCTCGCTTGTTTGATGCTGCACGATGAACAGCATCTCGTTGTGGTCGGGCGAGAGCGGGTGCTGCGCATTGAGCACGGCGTCGAGCGCGAGGTAGTCGCCGTAGCTCATCGACTTCGAGAAGTCGAGTTGCGCGTCGTGCCAGCCTTCGCCTTGCGCCGCTTGTTCGGGCGCTTGCGCCGTCGGCGCGACCGCGCCGTGTCCGAACGGGCAGCCGCCGCGTGCGGCGGTGGTTTCACCTGCGTCGGGCATGCCTGGGACTTGCATGTGATCGTTCATCTGCCGCTCCTCAGGTCACCGCGCCGCGCTCGGCGAATTCGGGCTTGCGCCAGGACTCGGTGGCGAGCACATCGCGCAGCGTTTCCACGGCGTCCCACACATCGGCGTAACGCAGATACAGCGGCGTGAAGCCGAAGCGCAGCACGCGCGGCTCGCGATAGTCGCCGATCACGCCGCGCGCGATCAACGCCTGCATCACCTCGTAGCCGTGCGGATGCTCGAAGCTCACGTGCGAGCCGCGCACCGCGTGTTCGCGCGGCGTGACGAGCGTGAGGCCGTATTCCTTGCAGCGCGTCTCGACCAGTTCGATGAAGAGGTCCGTGAGCGCGAGCGACTTGCGGCGAATGGCCTGCATGTCGGTTTGCAGGAACACGTCGAGACCGCATTCGACGAGCGCCATCGAAACGATCGGCTGCGTGCCGCAGAGGTAGCGGGCGATGCCGTCGTCGGGGCGGTACACGGGGTTCATCTCGAACGGCGCCTTATGCCCCCACCAGCCCGAGAGCGGCTGCGAGAACGCGCTTTGGTGGCGCTTGGGCACCCACACGAAGCCGGGCGAGCCGGGGCCGCCGTTCAGATACTTGTAGGTGCAGCCCACGGCGTAGTCGGCGTTCGCGCGGTTCAGGTCGACCGGCACGGCGCCCGCCGAATGTGCGAGGTCCCACAGTGCGAGCGCGCCCTGTGCGTGAATATGCTCGGTGAGCGCGTGCATGTCGTGCATCTCGCCCGTGCGGTAGTTCACGTGTGTGATCATCGCCACCGCCACGTCCTCGCGGATCGCGGCTGGCAGTTCGGCAGGGTCGTCGACGAGGCGCAGCTCGTAGCCGCGGTCGAGCTGCTCGATGAGCCCTTGTGCGATGTACAGGTCGCTCGGGAAGTTCGAGCGTTCCGAGACGATCACGCGGCGCTTCGGGTCGCGCGCGTTCTGCACGCGCAGCGCGGCGGACAGCGCCTTGAAGAGGTTGATCGAGATGGTGTCGGTGACGACGACTTCGTCGTCGGCCGCGCCGATCAGCTTCGCGAGCTTGTTGCCGAGGCGCTTGGGCATGGCGAACCAGCCCGCCGTGTTCCAGCTGCGGATGAGGCCTTCGCCCCATTCGCCGCCGATCACGGCCTGCGCGCGCGCGGCCGAGGCCGAGGGCGGCACGCCGAGCGAGTTGCCGTCGAGATAGATGGTGCCGGCCGCGAGCGTGAATTGCTCGCGCAGGGCGGCGAGCGGATCGGCGCGATCGGCTGCCAGGGCTTCGTTGCGGTCGTTCATGTCTGCGTTTCTGCGTTTCGTAATGTGGCGGGTTTGGCGGGAATTTCGTCGGCGGCGGCTTACGGCAATTCGCGCAGCACGGCGCGCACGGGGCTTGCGTCGAGGGTCGAGAACTTCAGCGGCAGCGCAATGAGTTCGTAGTCGCCTGGTGTGACGTCGTCGAGCACGACGCCTTCGAGGATCGCCATGCGATGCGCGCGGATGCGGTGATGCGCGTCCATCGTCTTCGATTCCTGCGGGTCGAGCGAAGGGGTGTCGATGCCGATGAGACGCACGCCGTGCGCGGCCAGCAGATCGATCGTTTCTGGCGCGACGGCGCAAAACTTGCTGTCCCAGTGGTCCTGCGGCGCGTGCGCATAAGTGCGCAGCAGCACGCGCAGCGGGATGCCTGGCAGCGCGCCTTGCACGTGCTCGGGCAGCACGAGGGGCGCTGCGCCCACGCAATGAATCACGCGGCACGCGCCGATATACGTATCCAGCGGGACTTCGCCGATCGGCGCGCCTTCGGCGTCGTAGTGCAGCGGGGCGTCGGTGTGCGCGCCGGTGTGCGGCGAAAGCGTCACGCGCGCGACATTGACCGGCGAGCCCGCCTCCATGCGCCACACGCGCTCGACGCTCACGGACGTGTCGCCGGGCCAGACGGGCGTTGCCGGGTGAATTTGCGGGGAAATGTCTTTGATCTGTGTCATCTCAAAGTTGTTGCGTCTCCTGATGCTTCGAATGATAGGCAACTCGCCGCGAAATGTGCTTGCAAAAAAACGCCGCAAACTCCCGTTGTTGGCACATAATTTGTCTTAAGACGGGAATGGAGACCAAATATGAACGCAATCTCGCTTGATGCTACCGATTGCCGTATTCTCGCCGTGCTGCAGAACGAGGGGCGGATCAGCAATCTCGACCTTGCGGAGCGCATCTCACTCTCGCCATCGGCATGCCTGCGCCGTTTGCGGCTGCTCGAGGAGCAGGGCGTGGTGGAGCGTTACCGCGCGAGTCTGAACCGGGAAATTCTCGGCTTCGAGATGGAGGCTTTCGTGCAGGTGTCGATGCGCAACGACCAGGAGAGCTGGCACGAGCGTTTCGTCACGGCGCTGCGCGACTGGCCGGAGGTGGTGGGGGCGTATGTGGTGACGGGCGAGACGCACTACCTGCTGCGCGTGCTCGCGCACAACCTCAAGCACTACTCGGACTTCGTGCTCAACAAGCTGTACAAGGCGCCGGGCGTGATGGACATCCGCTCGAACATCGTGCTCACGACGCTCAAGGTGGAAGTGGGCGTGCCGGTGGACCTGATCGCGCAGCGCGAGCCCAAGAGCGCGCAGGCTTAACTGGAAGCGAGGGGGTGCCCCCTCGCGGCGTCAGAGCGACTGCAGCTGGTGGAACGCGCCGCCGTGGAACACGAGCGGCGAAGCGTCCGTGCCATCTTCGCGCACGCCGCAGCGTTCCACTTCCCCGACGAAAATCACGTGGTCGCCTTCGTCGTAGCGGCTGCGGTTGTGGCACTCGAACCATGCGATCGCGCCGTCCAGCACGGGCATGCCGGTGTCGCCGGCCGCGTGCGAGACGCCCTCGAAACGGTCGCCTTTCACGGTCGCAAAGCGCTTGCACAGGTCGAGCTGCGACGCGGCGAGCACATTGATCACATAATGGCTGTTCGAGCGGAACACGGGCATGGAAGCGGAGCGCGTGGCGAGGCTCCACAGCACGAGCGGCGGATTGAGCGAGACCGAGTTGAACGAGCTGGCGGTGATGCCGATGAGCGTGCCGTCGGGCGCGCGCGTCGTGATGACGGTCACGCCGGTGGCGAACTGGCCAAGCGCGCGGCGGAAGGCGCCGTCGTCGAAGTTGGGCGGGCTGGCGCGGCGGGTCATCGGTGCAGGCCTGTATGGGCAGCGCGGGCCGCGCGCGCGGCGGCGGGAGCGGAAATCGGGATCAACGTCATGTGGAAATTCGGCGAATTGTCACAATTTTAGCGGAAGCGGCGGATGGCGGGTCGCGCGGGACACCGCGCGAGGTATCCGCAAACGCGTGCGCATTCACGATCAAAGGAGCGAACAGCATGAGTCAGAGAGTCGAAACGGCCACCCTGGGAGGCGGATGCTTCTGGTGCCTGGAGGCGGTGTATCTGCGCGTGGATGGGGTCAACGCGGTGGAGTCGGGCTACGCGGGCGGCCACGCGGCGAACCCGAGCTACGAGCAGGTCTGCGACGGCGAGACCGGCCACGCCGAGGTCGTGAAGGTGGATTTCGATCCCGCGAAGATCAGCTATCGCGAGATTCTCGACATCTTCTTCGCGATCCACGATCCCACGCAGCTGAACCGCCAGGGCAACGACGTGGGCACGCAGTACCGCTCGGTGATCTTCACGCACTCCGAGGCGCAGCGCGAAACGGCCGAGCAGGCGATTCGCGAATTGGCCTCTGAGGGCGTGTACGACGGCAAGATCGTCACCCAGGTGCTGCCGCTCGACGGCAACTATTTCCCCGCCGAGGCCTATCACCAGAACTACTTCGCGCAACACCCGAACCAGGGCTATTGCTCGTTCGTGGTCGCGCCGAAGGTCGCGAAGTTCCGCCAGAAGTTCGCGCACCGGCTCAAGCCGGAATAAGCGCCAACACGCGCGCGGGCGGTTTCGATACGCCGGTGCCGCTTAGCGCGTCAATCTTCGTTGTGTTCTTCTTCCTGCACGCCGGGCGATGCTTCGTCCGGCGTCGCGTCGCGCGCGGCGTCCAGCGCCATTTCCCCGCGTAAGCGTTCCATCTCGTCCGCAATCGCCCGCGCGAGCTTCGCGCACGTGAGCGGCGCCGATCCTTCCGCCTTGTTGTTCGTCGTAATCAGCACGGGCTGTCCCGCCATCGCATAGCGCGCGGCCAGTTCCGCGAGTGTGACGCGCGTATGCGGGTCTTCGTCCACCAGCTTGTCGAACGGCTCGTAGCGTGCCTTCGCCTGCTCGTACTTGAAGCCGCTATGCAGGCTCCAGCGCACGATCAGCGGGCCGGACGGGGCTTCGCCGTCCATCAGCGCGAGCGCGGCGGCCTGGCGCAGCGGGTCCGGCATGCGGGCATGCAGGCCCACGCAGTAGCGCACGCCCGCGGCGCGCAGCGTGCGCACGAAGCGCGGCGTGAGCAGGATCGCGTCGCGGATCTCGATGGCGTAGCAGGGGCCGTCGCCGGCTGCGCCGGGCTCGGTGGGTTTGGGCAGTGGCGGCAGCGCGGCGAGGAAGGCGGTCAGCCGTTCGACGAACGCCGCCGGGTCGGCCACCAGTTGATCGGGCAGCGGCGGGAACTGGAACACGAGCGCGCCCGCCTTGCTGCCAAGTCCCGCGAGGCACGGTTCGACGAATTCACGCGCGGCCAGCTCCGCGTTGAGGAAGCACGGGTTCGCCGAGACGGGCTCGCCACGTTCGCCGCGCACGCTGGCGTCGGTGACGAGCGCCGGCGCTTTCACGATGAAGCGGAAGTGGTCCGGCACCTGCTGCGCGTAGCGCAGGTAATCGGTGACGGTGAGCGGCGCGTAGAACGAGCGGTCAATGCTGACCGAGCGCAGCAGCGGATGCGCGCCGTAGGCCGAGAGGCCGTCGCGGGCGAGCTTGGACTGGCTGTAGTCCTCGCCGTAGACGATGCCGCGCCAGCCGGGAAACGACCACGACGAGGTGCCGAGGCGCACGCTCGCGGGCAACGCGGCGGCGACGTCGAGCGTATCTTGCGTGGCCACGGCGGGCAGCACGCCGCGGCCGCGGCGCTTGGGGGCGTCGCCGCTGGGCGCAGGCTTCTTCGGCGGTTTAGGGCGCGGCTCGCCTTCGTCGCGGGCTTCGATTTCAGCGTCGTCGTCGTGTGTGGCGCGAGCGGGGCGCCGGCTGGCGGATTGCGTGGCGGCCCTCGGCGCGGGCACCGGCGCCGAGAAGCCGAACAGGTCGGGCTGCGGCTCGGCGCGGTCTTCGGCTTTCGGCGCGTTGTGGCGTGTAACCGGGCGCGCAGCCGGTCGCACGGCGGGGTGGGCGGCGTCGGGTCCGGAATCGTTGGCCGACCCGAGCGTCATGTCGCCAAACAGGTCGTGGCCGTCGTCGCGTTCGTTCATGCGGTTGCGTCGCGCAGTGGCGTCTTGATGGCGGTCGTGGAGCGAAGCCGCGCGGGTCAGGCGCAACAGCGGGACCCGTTGATGAGCTGGCGGCGCGGCGAACCGCGCCGCCGCCTGCTTCAGAGCGGCTTCTCGTACATATACCGGCGCGACCACGGCAGCGTTGTCGCGCTGCGGCCGGCCTTGCGGCAGACGATCTGGAAGATCGACACGTCGTCGTGTTCGAACGCGTACGCGCAACCCGCCAGATAAACGCGCCAGATGCGGAATTTCTCGTCGTCGACGAGTTGCTTCGCTTCCTCGGCGCGCGCCTCGAAATTCTCTGCCCACAAATCGAGCGTGTGCGCATAGTGACGGCGCAGGCTCTCCACGTCAACCGCTTCGAGGCCGCCGCGCTGCGCTGCTTCGAGCGCGAGGCCGATGTGCGGCAGCTCGCCGTCGGGGAACACGTAGCGGTCGATGAATTCGCCGCCGCCGAGCGCCGTTTCGCCCGAATCGGCGTCCGACGAAGTGATGCCGTGATTCATGGCGACGCCGTTGTCGGCGAGCAGGTCGTGGACCTTGCGGAAATAGCCCGGCAGATTCTTGCGCCCGACGTGCTCGAACATCCCCACGCTCGTGATGCGGTCGAACTGGCCTTGTATGTCGCGATAGTCCTGCAGCCGGATCTCGATGCGATGTTCGAGGCCCGCGGCCTTCACGCGCGCGGTGGCGAGATCGAACTGGTTCTGCGAGAGCGTTACGCCCACGCAGCGCGCGCCGAACTTCTGCGCCGCGCGCAGCACGAGCGCGCCCCATCCGCAGCCGATATCGAGCAGCGTCTGACCTTCCTGCACCTGGATCTTGGTGAGGATGTGGTCGATTTTCTTGAGCTGGGCGGTGGCGAGGTCTTCATCGCCGTTCTCGAAATAGGCGCACGAATAGACCATGTTCTCGTCGAGCCAGAGCTGGTAGAACTCGTTCGAGACGTCGTAGTGGTACTGAATGGCCTGTTTGTCCGTGGACTTCGAATGCGTGAAGTAACGGCGCACGCGCGCGAGCTTGCTGGCGCTCGTGACCGTGTTGCGCGCGAGCGAATAGCTGATGTTGATGATGTCGGCGAGCTTGCCTTCGATGTCGATCTTGCCCTTCACGTAGGCCTCGCCGAGATTGTCGAGGCTCGGCGTGAGCAGGAGCGGCAGTGCGGAAGCGCTATTGACCTTGAGCGTGACCCGAGGCGCGGCGAAGTGGCCGAAGTCGTACTGCTGCCCGCTCCAGAGCACGAGGCGGGCGGGCAGATCGGCCTTGTTGCGCACTTCTTCTACCCACTGTGCGAGTTTTTTCTCCCAGAACATGCGTTTCTCTCCATGTCAGA
The Paraburkholderia acidiphila genome window above contains:
- the purM gene encoding phosphoribosylformylglycinamidine cyclo-ligase, encoding MNQPKSGPANQEQGLSYADAGVDMVAGDALVDRIKPFAKKTLREGVMGGIGGFGALFEVPKRYKEPVLVSGTDGVGTKLRLAFHLNKHDTVGQDLVAMSVNDILVQGAEPLFFLDYFACGKLDVDTAATVVKGIAQGCELSGCALIGGETAEMPGMYPDGEYDLAGFAVGAVEKSKIIDGSTIAPGDVVLGLASSGIHSNGFSLVRKIIERAQPDLAADFDGRSLADALMAPTRIYVKPLLKLMETITVKGMAHITGGGLVENIPRVLREGLTAELDHTAWPLPPLFTWLQQHGGVADAEMHRVFNCGIGMAVVVAADQADAALAQLAAAGEQVWKIGVVRESKEGEAQTVVI
- the kynA gene encoding tryptophan 2,3-dioxygenase translates to MNDHMQVPGMPDAGETTAARGGCPFGHGAVAPTAQAPEQAAQGEGWHDAQLDFSKSMSYGDYLALDAVLNAQHPLSPDHNEMLFIVQHQTSELWMKLALYELRAALANVHRDALPPAFKQLARVSRIMEQLVQAWNVLSTLTPSEYTAMRPYLGASSGFQSYQYRQIEFLLGNKNAQMLKPHEHRGEIFEQVKATLKAPSFYDEVIRLLARRGFAIAPERLNRDWSLPTEHDATVEAAWLEVYRNPSEYWDLYEMAEELVDLEDAFRQWRFRHVTTVERIIGFKQGTGGTNGAPYLRKMLDVVLFPELWHVRTVL
- the kynU gene encoding kynureninase — translated: MNDRNEALAADRADPLAALREQFTLAAGTIYLDGNSLGVPPSASAARAQAVIGGEWGEGLIRSWNTAGWFAMPKRLGNKLAKLIGAADDEVVVTDTISINLFKALSAALRVQNARDPKRRVIVSERSNFPSDLYIAQGLIEQLDRGYELRLVDDPAELPAAIREDVAVAMITHVNYRTGEMHDMHALTEHIHAQGALALWDLAHSAGAVPVDLNRANADYAVGCTYKYLNGGPGSPGFVWVPKRHQSAFSQPLSGWWGHKAPFEMNPVYRPDDGIARYLCGTQPIVSMALVECGLDVFLQTDMQAIRRKSLALTDLFIELVETRCKEYGLTLVTPREHAVRGSHVSFEHPHGYEVMQALIARGVIGDYREPRVLRFGFTPLYLRYADVWDAVETLRDVLATESWRKPEFAERGAVT
- the kynB gene encoding arylformamidase yields the protein MTQIKDISPQIHPATPVWPGDTSVSVERVWRMEAGSPVNVARVTLSPHTGAHTDAPLHYDAEGAPIGEVPLDTYIGACRVIHCVGAAPLVLPEHVQGALPGIPLRVLLRTYAHAPQDHWDSKFCAVAPETIDLLAAHGVRLIGIDTPSLDPQESKTMDAHHRIRAHRMAILEGVVLDDVTPGDYELIALPLKFSTLDASPVRAVLRELP
- a CDS encoding Lrp/AsnC family transcriptional regulator, which codes for MNAISLDATDCRILAVLQNEGRISNLDLAERISLSPSACLRRLRLLEEQGVVERYRASLNREILGFEMEAFVQVSMRNDQESWHERFVTALRDWPEVVGAYVVTGETHYLLRVLAHNLKHYSDFVLNKLYKAPGVMDIRSNIVLTTLKVEVGVPVDLIAQREPKSAQA
- a CDS encoding flavin reductase family protein, which produces MTRRASPPNFDDGAFRRALGQFATGVTVITTRAPDGTLIGITASSFNSVSLNPPLVLWSLATRSASMPVFRSNSHYVINVLAASQLDLCKRFATVKGDRFEGVSHAAGDTGMPVLDGAIAWFECHNRSRYDEGDHVIFVGEVERCGVREDGTDASPLVFHGGAFHQLQSL
- the msrA gene encoding peptide-methionine (S)-S-oxide reductase MsrA codes for the protein MSQRVETATLGGGCFWCLEAVYLRVDGVNAVESGYAGGHAANPSYEQVCDGETGHAEVVKVDFDPAKISYREILDIFFAIHDPTQLNRQGNDVGTQYRSVIFTHSEAQRETAEQAIRELASEGVYDGKIVTQVLPLDGNYFPAEAYHQNYFAQHPNQGYCSFVVAPKVAKFRQKFAHRLKPE
- a CDS encoding DUF72 domain-containing protein yields the protein MNERDDGHDLFGDMTLGSANDSGPDAAHPAVRPAARPVTRHNAPKAEDRAEPQPDLFGFSAPVPAPRAATQSASRRPARATHDDDAEIEARDEGEPRPKPPKKPAPSGDAPKRRGRGVLPAVATQDTLDVAAALPASVRLGTSSWSFPGWRGIVYGEDYSQSKLARDGLSAYGAHPLLRSVSIDRSFYAPLTVTDYLRYAQQVPDHFRFIVKAPALVTDASVRGERGEPVSANPCFLNAELAAREFVEPCLAGLGSKAGALVFQFPPLPDQLVADPAAFVERLTAFLAALPPLPKPTEPGAAGDGPCYAIEIRDAILLTPRFVRTLRAAGVRYCVGLHARMPDPLRQAAALALMDGEAPSGPLIVRWSLHSGFKYEQAKARYEPFDKLVDEDPHTRVTLAELAARYAMAGQPVLITTNNKAEGSAPLTCAKLARAIADEMERLRGEMALDAARDATPDEASPGVQEEEHNED
- a CDS encoding SAM-dependent methyltransferase, giving the protein MFWEKKLAQWVEEVRNKADLPARLVLWSGQQYDFGHFAAPRVTLKVNSASALPLLLTPSLDNLGEAYVKGKIDIEGKLADIINISYSLARNTVTSASKLARVRRYFTHSKSTDKQAIQYHYDVSNEFYQLWLDENMVYSCAYFENGDEDLATAQLKKIDHILTKIQVQEGQTLLDIGCGWGALVLRAAQKFGARCVGVTLSQNQFDLATARVKAAGLEHRIEIRLQDYRDIQGQFDRITSVGMFEHVGRKNLPGYFRKVHDLLADNGVAMNHGITSSDADSGETALGGGEFIDRYVFPDGELPHIGLALEAAQRGGLEAVDVESLRRHYAHTLDLWAENFEARAEEAKQLVDDEKFRIWRVYLAGCAYAFEHDDVSIFQIVCRKAGRSATTLPWSRRYMYEKPL